A window of the Isosphaera pallida ATCC 43644 genome harbors these coding sequences:
- a CDS encoding CpaF family protein has product MGLGNTGRPFGNTGFGGRFGNRGGLSSPATGAPGVTGATGAPGVTGVTGVTGAPGVTGVTGVTGGVTGIPGRTGITGGVTAGGTPIGGAGLKPGGDREVDAPGDKFDSLKRQIHLQLVDKLDFSKLGEMDQGTLKTEVKALIETLIDEQNPIINRQKRSEIVKEIMDEVFGFGPLELLLKDDKIGDIMINGPKTIFIEKGGKIQKTDVVFKDNQHLLQIIDRIVARVGRRVDETSPMVDARLPNGSRFNAIIPPLALDGPAVTIRVFGSKPLGKEDLLKFKAFTPEMILMLEGAMKARLNVVISGGTGSGKTTLLNTLSSFIPHDERVITIEDAAELQLQQPHVVRLETRPANIEGKGAVTATDLVKNALRMRPDRIIIGECRGAETLDMIQAMNTGHEGSMTTVHANTPRDAIARLETMISMAGLELPIRALRQQFASAIDLIIQANRLQGGPRKVTSITEVVNMEGDTIIMQEIFGFKQTHVDETGRAHGQFWCHGIRPTFMDRLEAKGFHVPPDFFRQRMLLED; this is encoded by the coding sequence ATGGGCTTGGGCAACACGGGCAGACCCTTCGGCAACACCGGATTCGGCGGTCGGTTCGGCAATCGCGGCGGGTTATCCAGTCCGGCGACCGGAGCGCCAGGGGTGACGGGAGCCACCGGAGCGCCGGGGGTCACCGGAGTCACCGGGGTGACCGGAGCGCCGGGGGTCACCGGGGTGACCGGAGTCACCGGCGGCGTGACGGGGATTCCTGGTCGTACCGGGATCACGGGCGGAGTCACCGCCGGCGGCACCCCGATTGGGGGAGCAGGCCTGAAACCCGGCGGTGACCGCGAAGTGGACGCTCCAGGCGACAAGTTCGACTCGCTCAAGCGGCAAATTCACCTCCAGCTGGTCGATAAACTCGACTTCTCCAAGCTGGGGGAAATGGATCAGGGGACGCTCAAAACCGAAGTCAAAGCGTTGATCGAAACCCTGATCGATGAACAAAACCCGATCATCAACCGTCAAAAGCGGTCGGAGATCGTCAAGGAGATTATGGACGAGGTGTTCGGCTTCGGCCCCCTCGAACTACTCCTGAAGGACGACAAGATCGGCGACATCATGATCAACGGTCCCAAGACGATCTTCATCGAAAAAGGAGGCAAGATTCAGAAGACCGACGTGGTCTTCAAGGATAACCAACACCTGCTGCAGATCATCGACCGGATCGTGGCGCGGGTGGGCCGGCGGGTGGACGAGACCTCGCCGATGGTGGACGCACGGTTGCCCAACGGCTCGCGGTTCAACGCGATCATTCCCCCCCTAGCGCTGGACGGCCCGGCGGTGACGATCCGGGTGTTTGGCTCCAAGCCGCTGGGTAAGGAGGATCTGCTCAAGTTCAAGGCGTTCACGCCGGAAATGATCCTGATGCTTGAAGGGGCCATGAAAGCCCGGCTCAACGTGGTCATCTCGGGCGGTACCGGCTCGGGCAAAACAACGCTGCTCAACACCCTCTCCAGCTTCATCCCGCACGACGAGCGGGTGATCACGATCGAAGACGCTGCCGAGTTGCAGCTGCAACAGCCCCACGTGGTACGGTTGGAAACCCGCCCAGCTAACATCGAAGGCAAGGGCGCGGTGACCGCCACCGACCTGGTCAAAAACGCGCTGCGGATGCGTCCCGACCGTATCATCATCGGCGAGTGTCGAGGGGCCGAGACCCTGGACATGATTCAGGCGATGAACACCGGTCACGAAGGCTCGATGACCACGGTGCACGCCAATACGCCGCGGGACGCGATTGCCCGTTTGGAAACGATGATCTCGATGGCCGGTCTGGAATTGCCGATCCGGGCGCTGCGTCAGCAGTTCGCCTCCGCGATCGACCTCATCATCCAAGCCAACCGTCTCCAGGGTGGCCCCCGGAAGGTGACCAGCATCACTGAAGTGGTCAACATGGAAGGCGACACCATCATCATGCAGGAGATTTTTGGCTTCAAGCAAACCCATGTGGATGAGACGGGTCGCGCCCACGGCCAATTCTGGTGCCACGGCATCCGTCCGACCTTCATGGATCGGCTGGAGGCCAAAGGGTTCCATGTGCCGCCCGATTTCTTCCGTCAGCGAATGTTGCTGGAGGACTAA
- the cpaB gene encoding Flp pilus assembly protein CpaB: MSRGVLTLVLALVVGGAAMFLARSYLKTGPQPPKKYFVVVARQTITPGTSLNEIDEALSQTPNPFRYLDLREITPEELFAELKQPFPDLSAVGGGSQSASSAGETQNQPSAEGKQQAAPPAEGGNTPQSLASTGGKDTLTPEQRAELERRMRELPVFFDRAGLQRLADAKSPYWASQTIGKGEIITRDMLGDPATIPGVYTNVRPGYRGISIKVTPETGGGGHVLPGNYVDVGAVYTNQRTAKILLQNVKVLAVGEAIKPDPKKAAMNAQTVVLELKPEEANLLQVAVGQRGTLRLLIRGNKDDQLLSEDKLEVVYGESEAERLDLRQKLEDLDLKHNMFLAEKVDELKGGKPTTPTATVKAKAEPSARRNGVLVVTTPGKAQTVNAGGGGETNPGTVFSSVPGQAGTLNAATPNPGQFINPGPPPVNYGQPSGQP; encoded by the coding sequence ATGAGCCGTGGCGTCCTCACGCTTGTTCTTGCGTTGGTTGTTGGTGGCGCGGCGATGTTCCTCGCCCGAAGCTATTTGAAGACGGGTCCACAGCCCCCCAAGAAGTATTTCGTGGTGGTGGCGCGGCAGACCATCACCCCTGGCACCAGTCTCAACGAGATCGACGAGGCCTTGAGCCAAACTCCTAACCCCTTCCGTTACCTCGACCTGCGGGAAATCACCCCTGAAGAACTGTTCGCCGAACTCAAACAGCCCTTCCCGGACTTGAGCGCGGTGGGCGGCGGTTCCCAGTCGGCTTCCTCCGCCGGGGAGACTCAGAATCAACCCTCAGCCGAAGGGAAGCAGCAAGCGGCTCCTCCGGCGGAGGGCGGAAACACGCCCCAGAGCTTGGCGAGTACCGGCGGAAAAGACACCTTGACGCCCGAGCAACGCGCAGAACTCGAGCGGCGCATGAGGGAGTTGCCGGTGTTTTTCGATCGCGCTGGATTGCAGCGTTTGGCCGACGCCAAGTCGCCCTACTGGGCCAGTCAGACGATTGGCAAGGGCGAGATCATCACGCGGGACATGCTGGGGGACCCCGCGACGATTCCAGGGGTGTACACCAACGTTCGCCCGGGGTATCGGGGGATTTCGATCAAGGTGACTCCGGAAACGGGGGGTGGCGGTCACGTGTTGCCCGGCAACTACGTGGATGTGGGCGCGGTTTACACCAACCAGCGCACGGCCAAGATTTTGCTCCAGAACGTCAAGGTGCTAGCGGTTGGCGAGGCGATCAAGCCTGATCCTAAGAAGGCGGCGATGAACGCCCAGACCGTGGTGTTGGAACTCAAGCCGGAAGAGGCCAACCTTCTTCAGGTGGCCGTGGGTCAGCGGGGCACGCTCCGGTTGTTGATTCGCGGCAACAAGGACGACCAGCTGCTGTCCGAGGACAAACTGGAAGTGGTTTACGGTGAGTCGGAAGCCGAGCGGCTGGACCTGAGGCAGAAGCTGGAGGACCTGGACCTCAAGCACAACATGTTCCTGGCGGAAAAGGTGGACGAACTCAAGGGCGGCAAGCCGACGACCCCAACTGCCACCGTCAAGGCCAAGGCGGAGCCGTCCGCCAGGCGAAACGGGGTGTTGGTGGTGACGACGCCAGGCAAAGCCCAAACGGTCAACGCCGGTGGCGGCGGCGAGACCAATCCGGGGACGGTTTTCAGTTCAGTACCGGGTCAAGCCGGCACGCTCAACGCGGCTACACCCAATCCCGGCCAGTTCATCAATCCGGGACCGCCGCCGGTGAACTATGGTCAGCCAAGTGGTCAACCCTGA
- a CDS encoding YraN family protein — MPLGTRGERAAARWLQRRGLRILARNFRVGRDEIDLIAREGDVLVFIEVKTRARGNPAEAVDLNKQRKLARAGAKFAHRFEVDQVPQRFDVVAVVWSRRREENGDPPEMVHHRHAFVPNESMNV; from the coding sequence TTGCCCCTGGGAACGCGGGGCGAACGGGCGGCAGCTCGCTGGTTGCAGCGGCGGGGTTTGCGAATTCTAGCCCGCAATTTCCGCGTGGGCCGCGATGAGATTGATCTCATCGCCAGAGAAGGCGATGTGCTGGTATTCATCGAAGTGAAGACCCGCGCGCGAGGCAACCCGGCCGAGGCAGTCGATCTCAACAAACAACGCAAGTTGGCACGTGCCGGAGCTAAGTTCGCGCATCGGTTCGAGGTGGACCAGGTTCCGCAACGTTTCGACGTGGTCGCCGTGGTGTGGTCCCGCCGCCGCGAGGAGAACGGCGACCCACCCGAGATGGTTCACCATCGTCACGCCTTTGTGCCCAATGAATCAATGAATGTGTGA
- the aroA gene encoding 3-phosphoshikimate 1-carboxyvinyltransferase, translated as MSETSSQVATRLLPRWTQPPRDLEARVPGSKSLTNRALILAAVARGRSVLTGALDSDDTRVMRRALDRLGVSVRAADGGSTLTVDGCSGRFPRETAELECGNSGTSLRFLAAMLAAAGRGPYRLDGNPRMRQRPAADLIQALNGLGAFASSELGTGYPPLLIRVEEPGLDGGFAFVKGDVSSQFLSALLMALPLAKGPSSIEVEGDLVSKPYVTMTMKMMEHFGVIISNRDFKRFNIRPSAYTAAHCAIEPDASAASYFWALAAISGGSVRVVGLDDASVQGDVAFVQVLEHMGCRVDRNARGIQVAGGPLRGVDVDMNAISDTVMTLAVVALFAEGPTRIRRVGHIRHKETDRIAALATELRKFGAEAIAHPDGLTILPPSDPAQLVPARVSTYDDHRMAMAFALTSARLEGVIIEDPGCVAKTYPGFWEDFEALRLQAQASRE; from the coding sequence TTGTCCGAGACGTCGTCCCAAGTCGCCACGCGGTTGCTGCCCCGTTGGACTCAGCCTCCCCGCGACCTGGAGGCGCGGGTTCCCGGTTCGAAGAGTTTGACCAACCGAGCTTTGATCCTGGCGGCCGTTGCGCGGGGGCGTTCGGTGTTGACCGGCGCGTTGGATAGCGACGACACCCGAGTGATGCGTCGGGCGTTGGACCGTCTGGGAGTCTCGGTGCGAGCGGCCGACGGCGGGTCCACCTTAACAGTCGATGGCTGCAGTGGGCGGTTTCCGAGAGAGACGGCCGAGTTGGAGTGCGGCAACTCGGGCACGAGCTTACGGTTTCTGGCGGCGATGCTGGCTGCGGCAGGCCGGGGGCCTTATCGCCTTGACGGCAACCCCCGGATGCGTCAGCGTCCCGCCGCCGATCTCATCCAGGCCCTTAATGGTCTTGGGGCGTTTGCCTCTTCTGAGTTGGGCACCGGCTACCCTCCTCTGCTGATCCGCGTCGAGGAGCCAGGGCTGGATGGTGGCTTCGCCTTTGTGAAAGGGGATGTGTCCAGTCAATTCCTCAGCGCCTTGCTGATGGCGTTGCCGTTGGCCAAGGGACCATCCTCCATCGAGGTAGAGGGCGACCTCGTTTCCAAGCCTTACGTGACCATGACGATGAAGATGATGGAGCATTTCGGCGTCATCATCAGCAACCGCGACTTCAAGCGATTCAACATTCGTCCCTCGGCCTACACTGCCGCTCATTGCGCGATCGAACCGGACGCCTCGGCTGCCAGCTACTTTTGGGCATTGGCGGCGATCTCAGGCGGTTCGGTGCGGGTGGTCGGACTCGACGACGCGAGCGTTCAGGGCGATGTCGCCTTCGTGCAGGTGCTGGAACACATGGGATGTCGGGTCGACCGGAACGCTCGCGGAATTCAAGTCGCGGGCGGACCTCTCCGCGGGGTCGATGTCGATATGAACGCGATCAGCGATACCGTCATGACCTTGGCAGTGGTCGCCCTATTCGCCGAGGGACCGACCCGAATCCGCCGGGTTGGCCACATCCGTCACAAAGAGACTGACCGTATCGCTGCCCTCGCAACCGAGTTGCGCAAGTTCGGAGCCGAGGCGATCGCACATCCCGACGGCCTGACCATTCTGCCACCTTCCGACCCCGCCCAACTTGTTCCCGCTAGGGTCTCCACGTACGACGATCATCGCATGGCGATGGCCTTCGCCCTAACCTCAGCGCGTTTGGAAGGCGTCATAATTGAGGACCCTGGCTGCGTCGCTAAAACCTATCCCGGCTTCTGGGAGGATTTCGAGGCGCTTCGCCTTCAAGCCCAGGCAAGCAGGGAGTGA
- a CDS encoding KdsC family phosphatase: MSFEFDDLSDASSDTVAAGNRSLGLRERCQRMELLVLDVDGVLTDGVIALDDRGIELKRFSVRDGAGISYWRKAGGKVAILSGRRSRAVDLRAAELGITPVIQGAKAKLEPFLGLLEDLGIPAERTVYMGDDLADLPPMGLAGLAACPSDAAAEVIRAADHVTRAPGGRGAVRELVEFLLDARGGWPPRDA, from the coding sequence ATGAGCTTCGAGTTCGACGACCTCTCCGACGCCTCGTCCGACACCGTGGCCGCCGGCAATCGGAGTCTGGGCCTCCGCGAACGTTGCCAGCGCATGGAATTGCTGGTCCTGGACGTGGATGGCGTTCTCACCGACGGCGTGATCGCCTTAGACGATCGGGGGATCGAACTCAAGCGGTTCTCGGTGCGGGACGGGGCGGGAATCTCCTATTGGCGCAAGGCCGGCGGTAAGGTGGCGATCCTGTCAGGCCGTCGCAGCCGGGCGGTCGATTTGCGCGCTGCCGAACTGGGCATCACCCCGGTGATTCAGGGAGCCAAGGCCAAGCTTGAGCCGTTTCTGGGGCTTTTGGAGGACCTGGGGATTCCCGCCGAGCGCACCGTGTACATGGGAGACGATCTGGCCGACCTGCCGCCAATGGGTCTGGCGGGGTTGGCGGCCTGTCCCTCCGACGCCGCCGCCGAGGTCATTCGGGCTGCCGACCATGTTACCCGCGCCCCTGGGGGCCGGGGCGCAGTGCGGGAACTCGTTGAGTTTCTGCTCGACGCTCGTGGAGGTTGGCCGCCCCGCGACGCTTGA
- a CDS encoding peroxiredoxin family protein, translated as MKQHILIGLVFLVGIGGSVYIYATRDAARKNAALLQARAHVAKQIEVGSHRVTQEMERKAREVARTAAAELSAVADDGVVMTLADVTEQGTKPAVLIFIKDKCPCSAAAEPYYAQLHRAYGHALNFVGVIDGDLDVARQWRSFHDTPYPILCDPDLAIVRNYHVTNSAYVALITPQGIIETLWPGFSDDLLQEMGRTFAAKAGIDPVPLVFQDAPAQPYAGCPFFLD; from the coding sequence ATGAAACAACATATTCTGATCGGCTTGGTGTTCTTGGTTGGCATTGGTGGGAGCGTTTATATTTATGCTACCCGTGACGCGGCTCGCAAAAACGCGGCGCTGCTTCAAGCTCGTGCCCATGTGGCCAAGCAGATCGAGGTGGGCAGTCACCGAGTCACCCAAGAGATGGAGCGCAAGGCCCGCGAGGTGGCCCGCACCGCTGCGGCGGAACTCTCGGCCGTGGCCGACGACGGCGTGGTGATGACCCTCGCCGACGTGACCGAACAGGGCACCAAACCGGCCGTGTTGATCTTTATCAAGGATAAGTGCCCCTGTTCCGCCGCGGCTGAACCATATTACGCCCAGCTTCATCGCGCCTACGGCCACGCTTTGAACTTCGTCGGCGTCATCGACGGCGACCTCGACGTGGCTCGGCAATGGCGTTCATTCCACGACACCCCTTATCCCATTCTGTGCGACCCCGATCTCGCCATTGTGAGGAACTATCACGTTACCAACTCTGCTTATGTGGCGTTGATTACCCCCCAAGGGATAATCGAAACCCTCTGGCCTGGCTTCAGCGACGACCTATTGCAAGAGATGGGCCGGACCTTCGCCGCCAAAGCCGGAATCGATCCGGTGCCCTTGGTTTTCCAGGACGCCCCTGCCCAGCCCTACGCCGGATGTCCCTTCTTCCTAGACTGA
- a CDS encoding Flp family type IVb pilin encodes MSIRKHIVDFLKAEDGPTAVEYAVMVALIIVVCIAAITTLGQSANETFTIAGDAVQAGNNAS; translated from the coding sequence ATGTCCATCCGCAAGCACATCGTTGACTTCCTGAAGGCTGAAGACGGCCCGACCGCGGTTGAATACGCCGTCATGGTCGCCCTGATCATCGTGGTCTGCATCGCCGCTATCACCACCCTGGGCCAAAGCGCCAACGAAACCTTCACGATCGCCGGCGACGCGGTCCAAGCGGGCAACAACGCCAGCTAA
- a CDS encoding KpsF/GutQ family sugar-phosphate isomerase → MAPVRAAGIVEEAVNGVGGSPLADRGKDRPFTDAEALEFARRVVRIEAATLERVADRLDEGLVRVADRLGSGRALVFVLGVGKSGLVGEKLAATLASTGTRAFPLHPAEALHGDLGRVREGDVALLLSASGETEELLKIVPPLKALGAVLVAITCHERSALARKADERIILGPIEEACPLGLAPSATTTAMMAVGDALALLVSRCRGFDARGFVKFHPGGALGRKLTRVEEVMRSGPHVRIARESEITREVLVRLGGASRRAGAILIVDDRGVLTGIFTDSDLARLFERQRDYLLERPIVEAMTRAPSLIRAGRSLAEALDALQARKLSELPVIDEAGRPIGLIDVTDLLGMVPPHLLQAETDEPAKTVAAASSESGEEVP, encoded by the coding sequence ATGGCCCCAGTTCGAGCCGCGGGGATCGTCGAGGAGGCGGTGAATGGTGTGGGCGGGAGTCCGCTGGCGGATCGGGGAAAGGATCGCCCTTTCACCGACGCTGAAGCGCTCGAGTTCGCCCGGCGGGTGGTACGGATCGAGGCGGCCACCTTAGAGCGGGTGGCCGACCGCCTGGACGAGGGATTGGTCCGGGTGGCCGATCGGCTGGGTTCGGGACGCGCTTTGGTCTTCGTCCTTGGAGTGGGCAAGTCGGGTCTAGTGGGCGAGAAGCTGGCCGCGACCTTGGCCTCCACCGGCACCCGGGCCTTTCCGCTTCATCCCGCCGAAGCACTTCACGGCGATCTTGGACGGGTCCGCGAGGGGGACGTGGCCCTGCTGCTTTCGGCCAGTGGCGAGACCGAGGAACTGCTCAAGATCGTTCCTCCGCTCAAGGCGTTGGGCGCGGTGCTGGTGGCGATCACCTGTCACGAGCGCAGCGCCCTGGCCCGCAAAGCCGACGAACGGATCATCCTGGGACCAATCGAGGAGGCGTGTCCGCTGGGGTTGGCCCCTTCGGCGACCACGACCGCGATGATGGCGGTGGGCGACGCGCTGGCGTTACTCGTCAGCCGTTGTCGGGGTTTCGACGCGCGGGGCTTCGTCAAGTTCCACCCTGGCGGCGCGTTGGGTCGCAAGCTTACTCGGGTCGAGGAGGTGATGCGGTCTGGCCCTCATGTGCGGATTGCCCGGGAGTCTGAGATCACCCGCGAGGTGTTGGTCCGTCTAGGCGGGGCGTCGCGGCGGGCTGGAGCCATTTTGATCGTCGATGACCGCGGCGTGTTGACCGGGATTTTCACCGACAGCGACCTTGCGCGTCTCTTCGAGCGTCAACGCGACTATCTGCTGGAGCGTCCCATTGTCGAGGCGATGACCCGCGCTCCCAGCTTAATCCGCGCCGGTCGCAGCCTGGCCGAGGCGCTGGACGCTCTGCAAGCCCGCAAGCTCAGCGAGTTGCCGGTGATCGACGAGGCCGGGCGGCCTATCGGCTTGATCGATGTGACCGACCTCCTGGGGATGGTGCCGCCTCATCTGCTGCAAGCCGAAACGGACGAGCCAGCCAAGACGGTCGCCGCGGCGAGTTCGGAATCGGGGGAGGAGGTGCCATGA
- a CDS encoding A24 family peptidase yields MWFSTAVVPDPTALPLAVLVVICAVMIEAAIIDGWKLKVPNWLTYNFLGAGILYWTVTSGWAGFQFAMLGFLAGFVLYPLCLVGGMGAGDVKLLFGIGAWTGWYATLVIFALCAVVGGIMAVIMMAREGQLAHRLLNLQIILSEWWSLKNPENLEKVQASALERKQADLKKKMLLPYGIPMVIAAVSYLSYIWVDANGLSSARAAVPTVTASTGGQPITPSTMGPALRSTSTPSVARDVPSESSSSAESAVGSEPAASSPSTEAADARS; encoded by the coding sequence ATGTGGTTTTCCACCGCCGTGGTTCCCGACCCGACCGCGTTGCCGTTGGCCGTGTTGGTAGTAATCTGCGCCGTGATGATCGAGGCCGCGATCATTGATGGTTGGAAGCTGAAGGTGCCCAACTGGCTGACCTACAACTTCCTGGGCGCGGGGATTTTGTATTGGACCGTGACTTCCGGCTGGGCCGGGTTCCAGTTCGCCATGCTGGGGTTCCTGGCCGGGTTCGTGCTATATCCGCTGTGTCTGGTCGGTGGCATGGGAGCGGGCGACGTCAAGCTGCTCTTCGGCATCGGGGCGTGGACCGGCTGGTACGCCACTCTAGTCATCTTCGCTCTTTGCGCGGTGGTGGGTGGGATCATGGCGGTTATCATGATGGCCCGCGAAGGGCAGTTAGCTCACCGGCTGCTCAACTTGCAGATCATCCTCAGCGAGTGGTGGAGTCTGAAGAATCCCGAGAATCTGGAAAAAGTTCAAGCCTCGGCACTAGAGCGCAAGCAGGCTGACCTCAAAAAGAAGATGCTGCTGCCCTACGGGATTCCGATGGTGATCGCGGCTGTAAGCTATTTGAGCTACATTTGGGTGGACGCGAACGGTTTGAGTTCGGCGCGGGCGGCGGTTCCAACCGTGACCGCTTCAACGGGAGGCCAACCAATCACCCCTAGCACGATGGGACCGGCATTGCGTTCAACCTCCACACCCTCTGTCGCGCGGGATGTTCCGTCGGAATCGTCGTCTTCCGCCGAATCGGCGGTCGGTTCCGAACCCGCCGCGTCCTCTCCCTCAACTGAGGCGGCCGATGCGCGATCTTAA
- a CDS encoding type II secretion system F family protein, translating into MPISPEMLILGLIGLAAIILVFGVSQLLATPRNNAEDRLKKVISAQKAPQGPKASAISVVKQEVMPSDNPLLKMLPKLDSIADLYEQAHLGIPFTNFLVIVAALMALPMVVYLATTTLGYAGILPFYVFPIASVLFGVMSIAFLNYMKKKRINDFTAAMPEALELTGRALRAGHGLGSGLKMVADEMTGPIAEEFGRVFEEQNLGIPMEEALRAMANRIPTMDVRFFVTAVVIQRQTGGDLGEVLDKISHLIRQRFEIKGQVAALTGEGRLSGAVLLAMPPLLLLYLFMTNRPYVMPLFTDPELGQPMLIGAAVLQILGALAIRKIVDIKV; encoded by the coding sequence ATGCCGATCAGTCCGGAAATGTTGATCCTTGGTCTGATAGGGTTGGCAGCGATCATTTTGGTCTTTGGGGTCAGTCAGTTGCTGGCCACGCCGCGCAACAATGCCGAAGACCGGCTCAAAAAGGTCATCAGCGCGCAGAAGGCTCCTCAAGGCCCCAAGGCCAGCGCCATTAGCGTCGTCAAACAAGAGGTGATGCCTAGCGACAACCCGCTGCTCAAAATGCTGCCCAAACTGGACAGCATCGCTGACCTCTACGAGCAGGCTCACCTGGGTATCCCCTTCACAAACTTTCTTGTGATCGTGGCGGCTCTGATGGCGTTGCCAATGGTCGTCTATCTAGCGACGACCACGCTAGGATACGCTGGGATTCTGCCGTTTTACGTCTTCCCCATCGCCTCGGTGCTGTTTGGGGTGATGTCGATCGCGTTCCTCAACTACATGAAGAAGAAACGAATCAACGACTTCACCGCCGCCATGCCTGAGGCGCTGGAATTGACCGGACGCGCCTTGCGAGCCGGTCACGGTCTGGGCTCGGGACTCAAAATGGTCGCCGATGAAATGACCGGGCCGATCGCCGAGGAATTTGGCCGGGTCTTCGAGGAACAAAACCTGGGGATCCCGATGGAGGAGGCGCTGCGGGCAATGGCCAATCGAATCCCGACCATGGACGTGCGCTTCTTCGTGACCGCCGTAGTGATCCAACGTCAAACCGGCGGCGACCTGGGCGAAGTGCTGGACAAGATCAGCCACTTGATTCGTCAGCGGTTCGAGATCAAAGGCCAAGTAGCGGCTCTCACCGGCGAAGGTCGGCTCTCTGGAGCGGTGCTGCTGGCGATGCCTCCCCTGCTGCTGCTCTATCTGTTCATGACCAACCGCCCCTACGTCATGCCGCTGTTCACCGACCCCGAATTGGGTCAACCCATGCTCATCGGCGCGGCGGTCCTCCAAATCCTGGGCGCGCTGGCTATCCGCAAGATCGTCGATATCAAAGTCTGA
- a CDS encoding AAA family ATPase, whose product MNKGVIRVVLIDPNEESRKTLQRMLGSLNNLWLADVCTAYSNAAATVAESPPDLTVIVMDNNPEEALGVIAGIYKVVPDALVLPACTAALIQPDMLMRLMRFKTAPVLPLPTEMDQLIKAIEDQVRPGAQDQSDSSVPKLVAVTGASGGVGCTSLAVNVGAMLARSHPNQSVALLDFDMLFGTVDSCLDLIPERTVMDMLRDLDRLDQTSMRQILLSDESGLHVLPHPVSMEESAQINPEALRRMVGMLKVSFDTVLIDCSKSLQAPDFIAFELADIILLVVQLDLNNLRNSARLLSLFRQPEFEWGDKIRVVVNRYGSHTQEITPRRAQEVLETPISWQIPNDTATYSAAMSRGRPIDVVNPKCPARKVIQDIVETLAKPVESGSGPSNGATGPKIPFRSKTRSRF is encoded by the coding sequence ATGAACAAAGGCGTGATTCGCGTCGTCCTGATCGATCCCAACGAGGAGTCGCGGAAGACCCTCCAACGGATGCTCGGGAGTTTGAACAACCTCTGGCTGGCGGATGTTTGCACCGCGTACTCCAACGCGGCCGCAACAGTGGCCGAGTCTCCCCCCGACCTAACCGTAATCGTGATGGACAACAACCCCGAGGAAGCCCTCGGGGTGATTGCGGGGATTTACAAGGTCGTCCCCGACGCGTTGGTGTTGCCGGCCTGCACTGCCGCCCTGATTCAGCCCGACATGCTGATGAGGCTGATGCGGTTTAAGACTGCGCCGGTGCTGCCACTGCCGACGGAAATGGACCAACTTATCAAAGCGATCGAGGATCAAGTCCGGCCCGGCGCTCAAGACCAGAGCGACTCGTCGGTTCCCAAGCTGGTGGCCGTGACTGGGGCCAGCGGCGGGGTGGGTTGCACTTCGCTGGCGGTCAACGTCGGGGCGATGCTGGCCCGGTCGCACCCCAATCAGTCAGTGGCGCTGCTCGACTTCGACATGCTCTTCGGCACGGTCGATTCCTGCCTGGACCTGATCCCCGAACGAACCGTGATGGACATGTTACGCGACCTGGATCGGCTCGACCAAACCTCGATGCGGCAGATTCTCCTGTCCGACGAGTCGGGTCTCCATGTGCTGCCCCACCCGGTTTCAATGGAGGAGTCGGCCCAGATCAACCCCGAGGCGCTGCGGCGGATGGTCGGGATGCTCAAGGTGTCGTTTGACACGGTGCTGATCGACTGCAGCAAATCGCTGCAAGCCCCCGACTTCATCGCGTTCGAATTGGCTGACATCATCTTGCTGGTGGTGCAACTCGACCTCAACAACCTGCGCAACAGCGCGCGGCTGCTAAGCCTGTTCCGCCAACCGGAATTCGAATGGGGAGACAAAATCCGGGTGGTGGTCAACCGCTATGGATCGCACACCCAAGAAATCACCCCGCGTCGCGCCCAGGAAGTGCTGGAGACGCCCATCTCCTGGCAAATCCCTAACGACACAGCCACCTACAGCGCCGCGATGAGCCGCGGACGACCAATCGACGTGGTCAACCCGAAATGCCCGGCCCGCAAAGTGATCCAGGACATCGTCGAGACCCTGGCGAAACCAGTGGAATCCGGGAGCGGGCCCAGCAACGGGGCGACAGGTCCCAAGATACCGTTTCGCAGCAAAACGCGCTCCCGATTCTAA